The following proteins come from a genomic window of Paucimonas lemoignei:
- a CDS encoding XRE family transcriptional regulator: MEKVEIGGAPSLTLGHYLRDNLNAALVVGGKQRESGRPGPITATYIQRESGIARSTVRALKAEGGVEPNPDLQTIEKLAEILDVPPAFLLMRPQDWLALAEAIGSCQDFLAAAVKLQSEDKLHLGNPVEKVLRECKVHPDQRPFGIGTSAEVDRAMARDEWRRRRCQRLDALMLRQVYQEQPRAWLAAIAGAMVSNKTPHSPTNLD, encoded by the coding sequence ATGGAAAAAGTCGAAATCGGAGGAGCACCATCGCTCACTCTGGGCCACTACCTCAGAGACAACTTGAACGCAGCGCTGGTTGTCGGTGGCAAGCAGCGCGAAAGCGGTCGACCTGGACCGATCACCGCGACCTACATTCAACGCGAAAGTGGAATCGCCCGGAGCACTGTTCGTGCGCTGAAGGCGGAGGGTGGGGTTGAGCCAAACCCTGACCTGCAGACTATTGAGAAGCTTGCTGAAATTCTGGACGTACCGCCAGCATTTCTTTTGATGCGCCCTCAGGACTGGCTGGCGCTTGCCGAAGCTATCGGTAGTTGCCAGGACTTCCTCGCCGCCGCGGTGAAGTTGCAGAGTGAGGACAAGCTCCACCTCGGCAACCCCGTTGAAAAGGTCCTGCGGGAGTGCAAGGTACACCCGGATCAGCGCCCTTTTGGTATAGGAACATCCGCGGAGGTAGACAGAGCCATGGCGCGCGATGAATGGCGCCGGCGTCGTTGCCAGCGCTTGGATGCACTAATGCTGCGTCAGGTGTACCAAGAGCAGCCCAGGGCTTGGCTTGCGGCAATCGCAGGAGCGATGGTCAGTAACAAAACCCCACATTCTCCAACAAATCTCGATTAA
- a CDS encoding chromosome segregation ATPase, with translation MLSEKVWRWLGSHAQGVLNLMLAGVGAEPALRNLCEALVKKLGDAQTFHHANREPLLAAYSRILGIPVNNLVWTYLNKGTHEEADRDDFDGELVEVVVQTLEELDRLDLRGGR, from the coding sequence ATGCTGAGCGAGAAAGTTTGGCGGTGGCTTGGAAGTCATGCCCAAGGCGTGTTGAATCTGATGTTGGCTGGCGTCGGTGCCGAGCCTGCGTTGAGAAATCTATGCGAAGCGTTGGTCAAGAAATTGGGAGATGCCCAGACCTTCCACCATGCGAACAGAGAGCCACTTCTTGCTGCGTATAGCCGCATTTTGGGTATTCCAGTCAATAATCTTGTCTGGACCTACCTGAACAAAGGCACTCATGAGGAGGCAGACCGCGATGACTTTGACGGGGAACTTGTCGAGGTCGTTGTCCAAACTCTTGAGGAGCTAGACCGCCTAGATCTGCGAGGCGGACGCTAG
- a CDS encoding HSP90 family protein, translating to MADLLVKHLKEKAGKHSALSLLASQWDFDKKLIPKALQSIGGLFPHYSRHDESHSKQILINIERLLGDNIRLLSATDTWLILEAAYWHDIGMVVPHADLQKAIAEPGFAAYIDGICAQPYHELNAIARAFKSRSDTGLIFDCESPVEMLGKLRELLAEWFRRQHADRAAEIVRSPMTSIGLSSPRTELIPARLIRVLGRICQMHGAAFKDLLAPEGLPFREAGLGKDDCHPRFVACLLRMGDLLDLDDNRFCPVMQGIAGEHRPALSKAHEDKHAGMRHLRLDPERIDLVAECETVDGYMEAFKWFSWLEEEVSNQRNNWRDIVPSRKLGLLPMLGPITVRLNGNLQILKDGVRPAFSLDSEKVTELLEGKNLYGSKYACIRELLQNAVDATLLKVWLTHRNDPALDWKQPGCEKLKTVFNAHAVTVTLEELDTEQDADSALTTWQLRIRDKGTGITRNDLEFMLSIGGSQRNQQRQREIRQMPEWAKPSGAFGIGLHSAFILCDEINVRTKNVVNNEIFDIVMHKPSGPNRGLVLLRKLPEDIAEPYGTEMTLRFKLDAFTQHWWSDGEDRDTVAARIARKRDPLLDESFPYEAGKLFDKVVEFANDPLIKIDGTLVTKGGRFDIADVYAGGKSGKAEGWRFIDMKDTQLKIRYKPLPVATQQEEETFYAAYRGQHFDTDSISFPLVNVEVNLVSGGAGIWLDFNRDTLSKKAREAFRRAVLEALYHTVEFDLAQGLKEQLFKQLDCTKIDYSIFLKEMEAYYGPRWGVLSEKFRDTWQGFRPGRQPATIEQFYSRPTWKLWVEDYYVDAVDQLESLRILPYEFEAMGDLIFREWLKVPGHSISAKVIYCPPSEHYRDMIGLEDGSTIGRIYYQFSTDYQEPLDKESLAYFLNKALHSSGGNSRYYMNPGKAFERLSLRADVDLRLFNLAEHDLSQDRVLVPLLFVGSNDYGPAEVRFDDEQLQRICQWTEGKLKQPMTREEMREAYQSLADFINLDVMACSDAWQKARC from the coding sequence ATGGCAGATCTGCTGGTAAAGCACCTGAAGGAAAAAGCGGGCAAACATTCGGCACTGAGCCTGCTGGCCAGTCAGTGGGACTTCGACAAGAAGCTGATACCCAAGGCCTTGCAGAGCATCGGTGGGCTGTTCCCGCACTACAGTCGACATGATGAGTCCCACAGCAAGCAGATCCTGATCAACATCGAGCGGCTGCTAGGCGACAACATCAGGCTGCTGTCCGCCACGGATACCTGGTTGATTCTGGAAGCGGCCTACTGGCACGACATCGGCATGGTAGTACCCCATGCCGACCTGCAGAAGGCCATCGCCGAACCAGGGTTCGCAGCATATATCGACGGGATATGTGCTCAGCCCTACCACGAGCTGAACGCCATTGCACGCGCGTTCAAGTCCCGTTCGGACACCGGGCTGATATTCGATTGCGAAAGCCCGGTGGAGATGCTGGGCAAACTGCGCGAACTGCTGGCCGAATGGTTCCGCAGGCAACACGCTGACCGTGCGGCCGAGATTGTGCGTTCGCCGATGACCTCGATCGGGCTGAGCTCGCCACGCACCGAACTGATCCCGGCCAGGCTCATCCGAGTACTTGGGCGTATCTGCCAAATGCACGGTGCCGCTTTCAAGGACCTGCTGGCCCCCGAGGGCCTGCCATTCCGTGAGGCCGGCCTGGGCAAAGATGACTGCCACCCACGCTTCGTCGCCTGCCTGCTGCGTATGGGCGACTTGCTCGACCTAGACGACAACCGCTTCTGCCCGGTAATGCAGGGCATCGCCGGCGAACACCGCCCGGCGCTGAGCAAGGCCCACGAAGACAAGCACGCCGGCATGCGCCACTTGCGCCTCGACCCCGAGCGTATCGACCTGGTGGCCGAGTGCGAGACGGTGGATGGCTACATGGAAGCGTTCAAATGGTTCAGCTGGCTGGAGGAGGAGGTCAGCAACCAGCGCAACAACTGGCGGGATATTGTGCCGAGCAGGAAGCTTGGGTTGTTGCCCATGCTGGGGCCGATTACCGTGCGGTTGAATGGAAACTTGCAGATTCTGAAGGATGGCGTAAGGCCGGCGTTCTCACTGGACTCAGAAAAGGTCACCGAACTGCTTGAGGGCAAGAACCTTTATGGCAGCAAGTACGCGTGTATCCGTGAGCTGTTGCAGAATGCGGTGGACGCGACCTTGCTGAAAGTCTGGCTGACCCATAGGAATGATCCTGCACTGGACTGGAAACAACCAGGGTGCGAGAAGCTGAAAACAGTCTTTAATGCGCATGCGGTGACAGTCACGCTGGAAGAACTCGATACCGAGCAGGATGCCGACTCTGCATTGACGACGTGGCAGTTGCGCATCAGAGACAAAGGTACCGGTATCACCCGAAACGACCTGGAGTTCATGCTGAGCATTGGCGGCTCGCAACGGAATCAGCAGCGCCAGAGGGAAATTCGGCAAATGCCGGAGTGGGCGAAACCTTCCGGAGCGTTCGGTATCGGCCTGCACAGCGCATTCATCTTGTGCGACGAGATAAATGTGCGCACCAAAAATGTCGTCAATAACGAAATATTCGACATCGTCATGCACAAGCCTTCGGGCCCCAACCGTGGGCTCGTACTGCTGAGAAAGCTGCCTGAAGATATCGCTGAACCCTACGGGACCGAGATGACCTTGAGGTTCAAGCTGGATGCGTTCACACAGCACTGGTGGTCTGACGGCGAAGACAGGGACACGGTAGCCGCCAGGATCGCACGCAAGCGAGACCCCTTGCTGGATGAGTCATTTCCCTATGAGGCGGGAAAACTTTTCGACAAGGTAGTGGAGTTTGCAAATGATCCACTGATAAAAATAGACGGCACCTTGGTAACGAAAGGAGGACGGTTCGATATCGCGGATGTCTATGCGGGAGGTAAGTCTGGCAAAGCCGAGGGATGGCGATTCATCGACATGAAAGATACGCAACTCAAGATTCGTTACAAGCCTCTTCCTGTTGCTACGCAGCAGGAAGAGGAAACTTTTTACGCAGCTTATCGCGGGCAGCACTTTGATACCGACTCCATTTCATTCCCTCTCGTCAATGTTGAAGTCAATCTCGTTTCCGGTGGTGCGGGAATATGGCTGGATTTTAATCGCGACACATTGTCGAAAAAAGCACGAGAAGCTTTTAGGCGAGCGGTGCTTGAGGCGCTTTATCACACCGTTGAGTTTGATCTGGCACAGGGGCTGAAGGAGCAATTATTCAAGCAGCTTGACTGCACTAAAATAGACTACTCGATCTTCCTGAAGGAAATGGAGGCCTATTATGGTCCGCGCTGGGGGGTGTTGTCCGAAAAGTTCAGGGATACGTGGCAGGGTTTTAGGCCGGGCCGTCAGCCAGCGACTATAGAGCAGTTTTATAGTCGGCCAACGTGGAAACTCTGGGTTGAGGATTACTATGTGGATGCGGTTGATCAACTGGAAAGCCTGCGTATACTTCCTTATGAATTTGAAGCCATGGGGGACCTGATATTTAGAGAGTGGTTAAAAGTCCCAGGGCATTCGATTTCGGCAAAAGTCATCTACTGCCCACCGTCTGAACATTACCGAGACATGATCGGGCTTGAAGATGGTAGTACAATCGGCAGGATCTATTATCAGTTCTCCACTGACTATCAAGAACCTTTGGATAAGGAATCATTGGCGTACTTTCTTAATAAGGCGCTGCATTCATCCGGCGGAAATTCACGGTACTACATGAACCCAGGCAAGGCTTTTGAACGTCTCTCGTTGAGAGCGGATGTCGACTTGAGACTGTTCAACCTCGCTGAGCATGACCTCTCTCAAGACAGGGTTCTCGTACCTTTGCTGTTTGTTGGCTCCAATGATTATGGCCCAGCAGAGGTTCGCTTCGATGACGAACAACTGCAGAGAATCTGCCAATGGACCGAAGGCAAGCTGAAGCAACCGATGACCCGTGAAGAAATGCGCGAGGCCTACCAGTCGTTGGCCGACTTCATCAACCTCGACGTGATGGCATGCTCGGACGCCTGGCAAAAAGCCCGCTGCTAG
- a CDS encoding transposase gives MGRPATVITLSETENAELLRRVKLRKGPQDARLRAEIVLACAAGESGNDIAQRLGTSKDVVSRWRQRFAKLGLLGLNDEPRSGRPRTISDEQVQQVVNQILQGKPDDSSHWSTRRMSRETGLFPASIMRI, from the coding sequence ATGGGCCGACCAGCGACTGTCATTACCCTATCTGAAACTGAAAATGCGGAGCTGCTACGTCGGGTCAAACTCCGTAAAGGCCCCCAGGATGCACGTCTGCGGGCCGAAATAGTCCTCGCTTGTGCAGCCGGCGAATCTGGCAATGACATTGCACAGCGCTTGGGTACCAGCAAGGATGTCGTATCGCGGTGGCGGCAGCGTTTCGCTAAGTTGGGATTGTTGGGTTTGAACGATGAGCCGCGCTCTGGCCGGCCACGCACGATTTCGGATGAGCAGGTTCAACAAGTAGTAAATCAGATATTGCAAGGTAAGCCCGACGACTCCAGTCACTGGAGTACGCGCCGCATGAGCCGCGAGACGGGCCTTTTTCCTGCCAGCATCATGCGTATCTAG
- a CDS encoding putative transposase: protein MFVDKVHDILGLYLNPPERALVLCVDEKSEIQALNHTQPGLPLSPGNPATRTHDYKRHGTTSLFAALDVATGEVIGRLRRQHRSIEFLAFLKEIDASVPAEMPIHLIMDNYATHKTDKVRAWLAALPRYNIHFTPTSASWLNLVERFFSTLSEKWIKRQAHVSVKDLEASIEYYLETYNQNPKPFRWHKKAEDILASVARAARALGK from the coding sequence TTGTTTGTCGACAAGGTCCACGACATCCTTGGGCTGTACTTGAATCCGCCCGAGAGAGCCTTGGTGCTATGCGTTGATGAGAAGAGTGAGATTCAAGCCTTGAACCACACGCAACCTGGTTTACCCCTATCGCCGGGCAACCCTGCAACTCGCACGCACGATTACAAACGACACGGTACGACCTCTCTGTTCGCTGCTCTGGATGTAGCAACCGGTGAGGTCATCGGCCGCTTGAGGCGTCAACATCGCAGCATTGAGTTTCTTGCCTTTCTGAAAGAGATCGATGCGTCGGTACCTGCTGAAATGCCGATTCATCTGATCATGGATAACTACGCAACGCACAAGACCGACAAAGTCAGAGCCTGGCTTGCGGCGCTTCCACGCTACAACATCCACTTCACACCGACGTCGGCCTCGTGGCTGAATTTGGTCGAGCGCTTTTTCTCAACGCTGAGCGAGAAATGGATCAAGCGGCAAGCACACGTTAGCGTCAAAGATCTAGAAGCTTCGATTGAGTATTACCTGGAAACGTACAACCAGAATCCGAAGCCGTTTCGGTGGCATAAGAAGGCAGAAGATATTCTCGCCTCAGTCGCTCGTGCAGCACGAGCGCTAGGCAAATGA
- a CDS encoding peptidoglycan-binding domain 1 protein — protein MKLLDRWKVLISGISLLPMAGTTLAQAGNMSLADANWQPADKLQPPVFADTLNVPDAVNIYAAHRSHSSHSSHSSHSSHYSGSGGYSAPRYYSPPATSTRSYSAPSASSSTPSSNSLYQSSGTTSGTSSSTSKSRATNEQKSNLVTRVQTALMVRQYYQGAIDGVMGKTTRGALMAFQMDSGLTVNGRMDTPSLNALGIKIP, from the coding sequence GTGAAATTGCTCGACCGCTGGAAAGTCCTGATTAGTGGGATCAGCTTGCTGCCAATGGCAGGTACCACCCTGGCACAGGCGGGCAATATGTCGCTCGCCGATGCGAACTGGCAGCCTGCCGACAAGCTGCAACCCCCGGTATTTGCCGATACGCTGAATGTTCCAGACGCCGTGAACATCTATGCGGCACATCGCTCTCACAGTTCACATAGTTCCCACAGCTCGCACAGTTCTCACTACAGCGGCTCGGGTGGCTATAGCGCACCTCGCTACTACAGCCCACCCGCTACCAGCACCCGAAGCTACAGCGCGCCGAGTGCTTCGAGCAGCACCCCAAGCAGCAACAGCCTTTATCAGTCGTCTGGCACTACCAGCGGGACAAGTTCGAGCACTTCTAAGAGCCGCGCGACCAATGAGCAGAAAAGCAACCTGGTCACCCGTGTGCAGACCGCGCTGATGGTGCGCCAGTATTACCAAGGCGCCATTGATGGAGTGATGGGCAAGACGACACGTGGTGCGTTGATGGCCTTTCAGATGGACAGTGGGCTGACCGTGAATGGCCGGATGGATACGCCATCGCTGAATGCGTTGGGTATAAAGATTCCATAA
- a CDS encoding Radical SAM domain protein, with amino-acid sequence MAMLRKDTHFEIHHLNEPKLLKVITLDEFIGQGLAVCAGSAEFGDLLLWLPNDERLRSPHLLSLPVGGFLIPEPLIGDFDSARPHLHTPKDANVVQPGDVIAITPGNALVRVLYRRGSDSNLLFMTDRCNSLCLMCSQPPKDIDDRWHIEENLRLIDLMDPGEENLGISGGEPTLYRGGLLEILAKCKAVLPQKSIHVLSNGRLFQDPSWIAALSAIGHPQLSWGIPLYADNAEDHDHVVQAPGAFSETLQGLYNLARANQIIEIRVVLNLLTTPRLPELAYYVFRNLPFVRHVALMGIESTGLARKNYEELWIDPLDYQESLSQAVYFLFNRGMPVSIYNLPLCLIPAHLSRFARQSISDWKNLFIDTCQQCAAVKHCSGFFRSHTDRWQSRGVQLLSTEAFSAYARSAQ; translated from the coding sequence ATGGCGATGCTGCGCAAAGATACCCACTTCGAAATCCATCACCTGAATGAGCCGAAACTGCTCAAGGTCATCACTCTGGATGAGTTCATCGGACAAGGCCTGGCTGTTTGTGCCGGAAGCGCTGAGTTCGGTGACCTGCTGCTTTGGCTGCCAAACGATGAACGCCTACGGAGCCCGCATCTGCTCTCATTACCAGTGGGTGGATTCCTGATCCCGGAGCCATTGATCGGCGACTTCGACAGCGCGCGGCCACACCTGCACACCCCCAAAGATGCGAATGTCGTGCAGCCCGGCGATGTCATTGCCATCACACCAGGCAACGCGTTGGTGCGAGTGCTCTATCGACGAGGCTCAGACAGCAACCTGCTGTTCATGACCGATCGTTGCAACAGCCTCTGCCTGATGTGCTCGCAGCCGCCCAAAGATATCGATGACCGTTGGCACATCGAGGAGAACCTACGGCTGATCGACCTGATGGACCCGGGCGAGGAAAATCTGGGAATCAGCGGCGGAGAACCAACGCTTTATCGCGGCGGCCTGCTCGAAATCCTGGCCAAGTGCAAAGCCGTTTTGCCGCAGAAATCCATTCATGTGCTCAGCAACGGGCGTCTGTTCCAAGACCCGAGCTGGATCGCAGCACTCTCTGCCATCGGCCACCCTCAGTTGAGCTGGGGCATCCCGCTGTATGCCGACAATGCCGAAGACCATGACCATGTGGTGCAGGCTCCAGGCGCGTTCAGCGAAACCCTGCAAGGTCTTTACAACCTGGCGCGGGCCAACCAGATCATCGAGATACGCGTGGTGCTCAATCTCCTGACCACGCCACGCTTGCCCGAGCTCGCCTACTACGTGTTCAGGAACTTGCCCTTCGTGCGGCATGTTGCGCTGATGGGTATCGAAAGTACCGGCCTGGCCAGGAAGAACTACGAAGAACTGTGGATTGACCCGCTGGACTATCAGGAGTCGTTGAGCCAGGCCGTGTATTTCCTGTTCAACCGCGGAATGCCGGTTTCGATCTACAACTTGCCCCTGTGCCTGATCCCGGCCCACCTCTCGCGTTTCGCCCGCCAGAGCATCTCGGACTGGAAGAACCTGTTCATCGATACCTGCCAGCAATGCGCTGCCGTCAAACATTGCTCTGGCTTCTTCAGATCCCACACCGACCGCTGGCAGAGCCGCGGCGTACAACTACTATCGACCGAGGCCTTTAGCGCCTATGCAAGGAGTGCACAGTGA
- a CDS encoding putative radical SAM protein gives MWDFPVTLIATDAKHYRLLPFRFMRMNTGHDRDILLTSDTGEYMHVNDAQLRALSYFDVQASTPFYKDLLARHFIYEPGRHDPFPEMAAQYRSRKDFLFQGPALHLFVVTLRCNHTCQYCQVSRAPLGGSGHDLSEADAQAAVDRLFESNAPALTVEFQGGEPLLAFERVRQIVEWVVERNVVEQRDIQFVITTTLHHLTEEVLDFAEQNRIQFSTSLDGPAPLHNANRPTPSRDSYERTVKGIQWVRERLGHDAVSALTTLTSRSLEQPEAIIDEYVSQGFSSISLRPLSPYGFATKSAHRLDYPIEQYLAFYKKALAYLLHINQQGVYLSESYTSLLLKNILTPFSSGYVDLRSPAGAGTAALVYNYDGYVYPSDEARMLLEMGEDGLRLGTVQQPLSELLASPVMNALLASGVAEALPGCSDCALVPYCGADPVEHYARQADPIGHRVFSSFCKKNMGLLKHLFGLLCDGDDNVQRVLLSWLNRRSYNDVRFPGYRG, from the coding sequence ATGTGGGATTTCCCAGTGACACTGATTGCGACAGACGCCAAGCACTACCGCTTGCTGCCTTTTCGATTCATGCGCATGAACACGGGACATGACCGTGACATCCTGCTCACCTCCGATACCGGTGAGTACATGCACGTGAACGACGCGCAACTACGAGCCCTCAGTTACTTCGACGTTCAAGCAAGTACGCCTTTTTACAAGGACCTGCTGGCCCGCCACTTCATCTACGAACCAGGCCGCCACGACCCGTTCCCGGAAATGGCAGCGCAGTATCGCAGCCGCAAGGACTTCCTCTTCCAGGGTCCTGCACTGCACTTGTTCGTGGTTACATTGCGCTGCAACCACACCTGCCAGTACTGCCAGGTGTCACGGGCCCCTCTGGGAGGATCCGGCCACGATCTGTCGGAAGCGGATGCACAGGCGGCGGTCGATCGCCTGTTCGAATCGAACGCTCCCGCCCTGACTGTGGAGTTTCAGGGTGGCGAGCCGCTTCTGGCCTTCGAGCGCGTCCGCCAGATTGTCGAATGGGTCGTTGAACGGAACGTGGTCGAACAACGGGATATCCAGTTCGTCATCACCACCACGTTGCACCACCTGACGGAGGAAGTACTCGACTTCGCAGAACAAAATCGCATCCAGTTTTCGACCTCGCTCGATGGGCCGGCGCCCTTGCACAATGCCAACCGCCCTACCCCGTCACGAGACTCCTACGAACGCACTGTAAAAGGCATCCAGTGGGTCCGTGAGCGCCTTGGCCATGATGCAGTTTCCGCGCTGACCACGCTGACCTCAAGAAGCCTCGAACAACCTGAAGCGATCATCGATGAGTATGTAAGCCAGGGCTTCTCCAGCATCTCGCTTCGGCCTCTGAGCCCTTATGGGTTTGCCACCAAGAGTGCCCATCGACTTGATTACCCTATTGAGCAATACCTGGCCTTCTACAAGAAGGCACTGGCCTATTTGCTGCATATCAACCAACAGGGCGTATACCTCTCAGAGAGTTATACGAGCCTGTTGCTGAAGAATATCCTGACACCCTTCTCCTCCGGCTATGTAGACCTGCGCTCCCCCGCTGGCGCAGGCACTGCGGCGCTGGTCTACAACTATGACGGTTACGTCTATCCCTCGGACGAAGCCCGAATGTTGCTGGAGATGGGTGAAGACGGCTTGAGGCTCGGCACCGTGCAGCAACCCTTGTCTGAATTACTCGCATCGCCCGTTATGAATGCGTTGCTCGCCAGTGGTGTAGCAGAGGCGCTGCCGGGCTGCTCCGATTGCGCACTTGTCCCGTACTGCGGTGCTGACCCCGTCGAACACTATGCCCGCCAAGCTGACCCGATCGGACACCGAGTGTTCAGCAGCTTCTGCAAGAAGAACATGGGGCTGCTGAAGCATCTTTTCGGCCTGCTTTGCGATGGCGACGACAACGTACAGAGGGTACTGCTGTCTTGGTTGAACAGGCGCTCTTACAACGATGTCCGGTTTCCGGGTTACAGGGGCTGA
- a CDS encoding His-Xaa-Ser system protein HsxD, which produces MTWPVTLKLDSAAYPLSAVQRAAYSLADTVTIQVGIEANQISLTAHPAEARLTLSPEEAHSLILQHLNDFALRDHINRETAGLREVLARAALAGCGISQ; this is translated from the coding sequence ATGACATGGCCAGTCACGCTGAAACTCGACAGCGCAGCCTACCCGCTCAGCGCGGTGCAACGCGCCGCTTATTCCCTGGCCGACACTGTCACGATCCAGGTCGGTATTGAAGCCAATCAGATAAGCCTCACGGCCCACCCCGCTGAAGCAAGGCTAACGCTTTCCCCGGAGGAGGCTCACTCGCTGATCCTTCAGCATCTGAACGACTTCGCCCTACGCGACCATATCAACCGCGAAACAGCAGGGCTGCGCGAAGTCCTGGCCCGAGCCGCGCTCGCTGGATGTGGGATTTCCCAGTGA
- a CDS encoding transcriptional factor: MSQAKDTLLRLFALLRLIPTEPQRIATTTLLEKLRDKGFSVTLRSIQRDLNRLSIPFSLQCNDSEVPFRWSFTKDAPLQLQDMDASTALALYLSESYLNTLLPQTVLDQLGPQFRRARNFLDDLGHNGLADWSRRVRAVPNGKILLPAAITPRTWAQVSQALLERRPLDVAYRSRSKCELKQFRLHPAGLVSRHSISYLLASVDGYDDVRQFALHRMQQVSVVDVRSPLHGQFDVDDYIATGIFSHRQAETQVELIADVSAQIAVLLEETPLSARQSLEVIPGQAWKRLRAWVPQDRDTLWWIFGLNDNIRVHAPQVWVDEIAQRLHSMHALYQMPGLDGRQPLSADTAIQEISLRNTHG; encoded by the coding sequence ATGTCCCAGGCTAAAGACACACTGCTCAGGCTGTTTGCCTTGTTGCGCCTTATCCCTACCGAACCGCAGCGCATCGCCACCACGACCTTGCTGGAAAAGCTGCGCGACAAGGGCTTTTCGGTGACGTTGCGCTCGATCCAGCGCGATCTCAACCGGCTGTCCATCCCGTTCTCGCTGCAGTGCAACGACAGCGAGGTGCCGTTCCGCTGGAGCTTCACCAAGGACGCGCCGTTGCAGCTGCAGGACATGGACGCTTCGACGGCGCTTGCCCTGTACCTGTCGGAAAGCTACCTGAACACCTTGCTACCGCAGACCGTGCTCGACCAACTCGGCCCGCAGTTTCGCAGGGCCCGCAATTTCCTCGATGACCTTGGCCACAATGGCCTGGCCGACTGGTCGCGGCGGGTGCGTGCGGTGCCTAACGGCAAGATCCTGCTCCCGGCCGCTATCACCCCGAGAACCTGGGCCCAGGTGTCCCAGGCTTTGCTCGAGCGTCGACCGCTCGACGTGGCCTACCGCAGCCGCAGCAAGTGCGAACTCAAGCAGTTTCGCCTGCACCCGGCGGGCCTGGTTTCGCGGCACTCCATCAGTTACCTGCTGGCCTCGGTAGATGGTTACGACGACGTGCGCCAGTTCGCCCTGCATCGCATGCAGCAGGTCTCGGTGGTCGACGTCCGGTCGCCGTTGCACGGCCAGTTCGATGTCGACGACTACATCGCCACCGGGATCTTCAGCCACCGGCAGGCCGAGACGCAGGTGGAGCTGATCGCCGATGTCAGCGCGCAGATCGCCGTGCTGCTCGAAGAAACCCCGCTCAGTGCGCGACAGTCCCTCGAGGTTATTCCCGGACAAGCGTGGAAGCGCCTGCGCGCCTGGGTGCCCCAGGATCGCGACACGCTGTGGTGGATTTTTGGCCTGAACGACAACATTCGTGTCCACGCACCACAGGTCTGGGTCGATGAGATCGCCCAGCGCCTGCACAGCATGCACGCGCTTTACCAGATGCCTGGCCTCGACGGCCGGCAACCCCTTTCAGCGGACACCGCTATCCAGGAAATCAGCCTGAGGAATACCCATGGATAA